GGCCAACACACTGGGCTCTGTTGGTGAGCACtcatatcttcctctctcctcctcatctcttcttcaTCACCATGCTAACCAGGTGTCAGGTTCTTCTGTCCTTAGTATTGTTGTATTaaccgttgtgtgtgtgtgtgtacagcattGTTGTACAGTGTATTTGGCGTTGCCATAGAGAAGGCTAGAGGAGCAGAGGATGATATCAACACTGTGGCTGCTGGGACACTCACAGGCATGCTCTTCAAATCAGCAGGTAGGTGTGTGTTTGCCCTGTCTGTGATTAGTCTACGGTCGTGTGTCTTGTGTGCTGATATAGAGCCGTGTAAACACCATGGTCTGTCTCACTCATCttattgtgtgttgtgtttcaggagGGCTGAAGGGAGTGGCGCGTGGTGGTCTGGTGGGGTTAGCCTTGTCTGGGGCCTATGCTCTCTACAGCAACTGGGACCATATCAGAGGCGGCTCCTCAAGTCTCTACTGAACACGTCCCTGTCTGTTTGGtttcatccaaaatggcaccctcttccctccctccagatcctcagggaatagggtgccagtagtcaAACCCCTCCCACAAATATCAACAGCCTGTTCACTTCccaatgtatttgtattttttaagggGATATTGGAGGAAGGACTGAGATGTCGGTAAACCATGGACAAAATGACCTCCGAGAAACACCCCTCTGTCTACACACAACTTCCCCTGCTGTCCCACCCACCCGGTGACAGCCCAGTCCCTTTGGGGTACCCCCCCTCCCATAGATCTGAAAAGCTATTTCCAAGGGGTTCATGTGTTATTGTATTGGGAACTGTTTTTAGTAATGTATCTTTTGTTATATTATTGAATGCTGCGTCTAgtagccaagagagagagagagagagacgtgttaAGAGTATTTACTAAGCAGAGGGAGACTGGGGCCCTGTTGTAATACTTTTTACATGCCTCCTCCCTTCCTGTGAAGTAGTCACTGATCTGACATGACTGGAGCGATGGAAACAGTGTAAATCTGTTCACCTATCCAGTCACgctctcccgagtggtgcagcagtctaaggtactgcatctcagcgcaagaggcgtcactacagtccctggtttgaatctaggctgtatcacatccggccgtgattgggagtcccatagggcggtcggtgcacaattggcccaacgtcatcCAGGattggcccggggtaggccatcgttgtaaataagaatttgttcttaacggacttacctagttaaataaaggataaatgtAAAACATAAAATGTCCGATCAGTGATTACTTGGAGGAGGGGCGAAGGAATGATGGATATATTTGAAGACCTCTGCTGGTGTTACCGACTGGGTATTTAAAGGGCAACTCCTCCACTTTTCAAGCTAATTTTCATTTTCTCCAACACAATACGTGTCAACGTTTTGTGAAAATGGTGCATTTCTACGTTTTGTAGAAAAGAAATGTGAAGTTTAAAAAATTCTACCTGATAACATCAAAAGTgattttcaaacacagatttgCAGTGACGTGGGGAGCAGGAACATAGCCTGCCTTGGACTAGAAACCTGTAGGTTTTAATCTGACCCTGTGATGtcctctttttattttttttttttttttttatattttttaggACATTCTTTGAAACCACAGATCCTAGAAACACtgttttcacatatgtagacatTGTTTTGATGATGGATAGGAGGTTGAAAAGCGGTGGAATTTCCCTTTAAGATGTAATGACTAATCGCTCCCTATTGTAAAGCCTGGTGGTTAGTACAGAGCGCTAAAGCAAGTCTTCTCAGGCAAGGTTAAATGGTTCATTGAACCACCTCTGCCACACTGGTCTTAGACCTGATCAGAAAGCTGCTGGAAACCATGAATGTAGTCCTGTCTCTTGATGTTGGTTGTCGTCCTTCAGATACAAACCACAAGACTCTTCTCTTCAAACTAAAGAGCAATGAGAAACTTTCCCAACACACACCCTGCCAAGGCCTAACAATCAGTACTGTTCTAATGCAGCTATTCATAGTGAGTACTGTTTTCCTGTTAGTTGTGCTTGATGCTGGCCTGTTTCATAAGTTGCCTCCAAACAGTACTGGAAGTGTGTATTATCTGTGTTGACTTGCCTGTTAATCCCATTGTAAGAACAATACAACAAACATTGGAAATGCGAATGTGTTTTCCTGGCTATTTGTCAGTTGTGCTCATGCTGTTTACATGGTGAAAGCCTGTAGGGGAGGAATATGCCATTGTGTCTGACTGGGTTTGAATTCACCTGCCACAAACTCAGCCACACTATCGGTCAGTAATCTAAACTAATAACCGTAGTGTTTTACATCAGAAAGAAGAGCTTCACAATTTTCTGCTTTTTCTGCTAATTTTATTGGGTGCATGGTGGGAAATGTAGTCAGGAAAGAGTACAACCAGGAAGTGGAGCAGTGGTTGGGGACAGGGTGGTGGTCAAGGTGTCATAAGTGCCATACAAATTGCAAATATGCACCATTTACAATGGGATGACATGATTCTGAATGTTACATTTAGCAGGACAGAATGCTCAAGACAAAATTGATAGGTTATGGACATGGAACAACACTGAATCATTGACATGAGTGTGAAAACAAAACAAATTGCAATACGGTATCTCTCCCCAAAAAACAATGCTAAAGTTTGATGGGTGCAGAGGGGTTGTAAGGTTATGTGTGGTCTAGTGCAGGAAGAAGTCTCTGATGCGGGTAGCCTCGATCCAGGGGATATAGTTGGCGGTGCGGGTGAACACGCTGGGCTTGTTCTCCACGGTGCAGCCAATGGGGCCGAAGCTCACCACACCGTGCACCTCCCACCTGTCACGCCCCAGCTGGCACAGAAGAGGACCCCCTGAGTCACCCTGAGAGGAGAAGGGGTAGGGACATTGTTAGATCACATTCCGATGTTAATATGAAGTACAAGTATGTATTTCTTCCTCCCTTTTGggtctttccttccctccctctctgtccccatctccctcttgctccctcctcccaccctccctctctgtccccatctccctcttgctccctcctcctacccaccctccctctctgtccccatctccctcttgctccctcctcccacccaccctccctctgtccccatctccctcttgctccctcctaccctccctctctgtccccatctccctcttgctccctcctcctacccaccctccctctctgtccccatctccctcttgctccctcctacccaccctctctctctgtccccatctccctcttgctccctcctcctacccaccctccctctctgtccccatctccctcttgctctctcaaCCTTCCCTTTCTACCTGGCAGGCAGCAGGTGGTCCTTCTGTGTCTCTGAAGCCGGCACAGATCATGGAGTCCCTGACGCGGTCTCCCCAGAACTTCTTCTGGCGGCAGGTCTTGAAGTCGATGATGGGCAGACGGGCCTGGTTCAGAGCCTCAGCCAGAGACACGTTCTCCTTCCCACCTGATACACAGACAGGGAAACACCACAGGATTACCTTTGAGTAACATTCTCGTTACTACTGAATACAACCCTGATCGATGCTCTCTTGTCCTCAGTCTTAGTTCTCACATAAGTGGTTATCGTCTCCCTCCAGCCTCCCACCTCCACCCTTGTGCCTCCCCCTCTCATTCCACCTTACCCCGAGTGTCTCCCCAACCAGTCACCCAACAGTATTGTCCAGGCTTCAGGTTGATCTGTTTGCGCGGCAGGCATGCGTAGCGTATGTGGTTGTTGGGCACGATGTCGGTGGCAGCCTTGACCAGGGCGATGTCATAGTCCAGCTCGCTGTGCGTGGGGTAACGGAAGTGCTCGTGACGGTAGATTCTCTTCACCGGGATAGTCCTCTCGGGCGTCTCAGAACGTTTCAGCCGATGCTTCCCCAGGACGATCCTCCAACTCCCAGCATCCTCGGCTTTACCCCTGAGACACACAGCATGGTGGGTAACTGAGTTCACACAGGGTTCAGACTGAAACTGTCACAATCCACACAGGTAATCTAGTAGTCCACTAATCGTTGACGTTTTCTCAAGGTGTTTTGACTCTCGTCTGAACTGAGTTTTAGTGTAGGGGTTAGAGACTAGAGCACTCCTAGGGGTTATTTACAGCTCAGGTTCATGAGTGGTTGCACACAACATTATTGAAATGGCTAATCTTACTTAGGGAgtcggtgtgtgtctgtctaactGGTCTTACTTCTGGAAGCAGTGGGCAGCGGTGAGGACCCAGTTCTTGTGGATGAGTGTTCCGCCACAGACGTGGATGTAGTGCTTACTGCCTCTGGGACGAACCTGA
The sequence above is drawn from the Oncorhynchus gorbuscha isolate QuinsamMale2020 ecotype Even-year linkage group LG11, OgorEven_v1.0, whole genome shotgun sequence genome and encodes:
- the LOC124047551 gene encoding chymotrypsin-like elastase family member 2A, translated to MVDVPGPPLLSLLLLLSVSALPVGTYPLTPGRLPHAQHKVLQLDWPKDCGMAHYKPNMAERIVSGNEARPHSWPWQVSLQVRPRGSKHYIHVCGGTLIHKNWVLTAAHCFQKGKAEDAGSWRIVLGKHRLKRSETPERTIPVKRIYRHEHFRYPTHSELDYDIALVKAATDIVPNNHIRYACLPRKQINLKPGQYCWVTGWGDTRGGKENVSLAEALNQARLPIIDFKTCRQKKFWGDRVRDSMICAGFRDTEGPPAACQGDSGGPLLCQLGRDRWEVHGVVSFGPIGCTVENKPSVFTRTANYIPWIEATRIRDFFLH